In a genomic window of Pseudomonas mohnii:
- a CDS encoding REP-associated tyrosine transposase has protein sequence MSNTPKAHRLRTGRHSQSGRLYHLTAVTHERQPFFQDWRTGRLLVHEFRRAQEAGHATSIAWVVMPDHFHWLIELHNGDLPKLVQATKSRCTRLINQKRDLYAPVWQKGYFDRALRREEDLKAMARYIIANPLRAGLVDHVGNYPLWDAIWL, from the coding sequence ATGTCCAACACGCCAAAAGCCCATCGATTACGCACAGGTCGACACTCGCAATCCGGTCGCCTCTATCACCTGACCGCTGTCACCCATGAACGACAACCTTTCTTCCAGGATTGGCGCACGGGCCGATTGTTGGTGCACGAGTTCAGAAGGGCTCAGGAAGCCGGCCATGCCACATCTATAGCCTGGGTAGTCATGCCTGATCACTTCCACTGGTTGATTGAATTGCACAACGGTGACTTGCCGAAACTGGTGCAGGCCACCAAATCTCGCTGCACACGCCTCATCAATCAGAAACGAGATCTATATGCTCCTGTATGGCAAAAGGGCTACTTCGACCGAGCCCTGCGTCGAGAGGAAGATCTGAAAGCCATGGCTCGATACATCATCGCCAACCCGCTTCGTGCAGGGCTAGTCGACCATGTCGGTAACTATCCACTCTGGGACGCC